The window ACTTCAGTAAATATTCCTGTGATCAATCCGGAAATTTCCTCCCGTTCAAAAAACAGGACGTTGTACAAGCTCTGCCCATATGTCTTTTGTTGGATATCGATATATTTTCATCTGTATATTTTTTTCTTAGTATAAATTGATTTTCAGTTCTTAACGTTTTAATTAACAATATTTTATTAGCTTTTTAAACTTAACTTATCTTAATTTTACTTTACTATTCGTTACTTTTCTTAACAGTTATTATCTTTCTCTAAATCACCATTTTATCAATCGGAATAATGAGGATATCCTGCGCTCCGTTTGCCTTCAGTTCATCAATAACTTCCCAGAACCTTTCTTCATCAATCACAGAATGAATGCTGCTCCAGCCCTCTTCTGCCAAAGGAATCACCGTTGGACTTTTCAGTACAGGAAGTACATCTGCCACTTTTTGAATCATGTCATTGGGAACGTTCATCAGGATGTATTTTGAGTTTTTCGCCTTTAAGACTGCTTTAATTCTGAAAATAAATTTATCCAGAATAGCTGCTTTTTCTGTTGATAATTGTGGAGTCTGCGCCAGAACCGCTTCTGATTTTAAAAGTGTTACAGTTTCTCTCAATCCGTTTTTAAATAAAGTACTTCCGGAACTTACAATATCACAAATCCCGTCTGCAAGCCCAATGTTGGGTGCAATTTCTACAGAACCTGAAATAACGTGGATATCTGAAGTGATTCCTTTTGTTTCTAAAAAGTTTTTAAGGGTGTTTGGGTAGGAAGTGGCAATTTTTCGGCCTTGAAAGTAAGTCAGATCATCGGTTTCCACTTCTTTTGGAATAGCGATAGATACACGACATTTTGAAAAGCCTAGTTTCTCAACAATCTGAATTCTTTTCTGTTTTTCAATTAAAAGATTTTCGCCAACGATGGCTACATCCACCACCCCGTCTTCAAGGTATTGAGGGATATCTGAATTTCGCAGATACATGATTTCCATCGGAAAGTTGTCTACGGAGACTTTAAGCTGGTCTTTTCCGTTGTTCACAAAGATTCCGCAGTCTTTGAGAAGCTGCAGGGATTCTTCGTATAAACGGCCACTTTTCTGGATCGCAATTTTTAATTTACTCATTTCGTCTTTTTTGAGTCCGAGTAAATAAAAACTGATCTGTTGAAATTTCTGAGGAGAATTCAGGAAACAAAAAAACCGTCTACTTACTCAGACGGTTTTTAAATATTTTTGATTTTAGCATAATCCTATATCAATCAATTCCGCCTAACAGAGATGATGATAATAATGATGTAATGCTAAAAAAATTGGTTTCATTGTATTGAATTATGATGCAAATGTAGGATTTATTTTTAAAATGCAAAGTTTTTTCAGATAATTTTTTGATAAAGATTCATTAAATTCTTTGCAATAGGTTCATCATTAAACTTCTGAACAAACTCGAATCCCTTTTCCTCACGGCGTTTTCGCTCGGATTCATTTTCCCATAAAAATTTTATCTTGGCTCTGATGTCAAGATCATTATTCGGATCGATATAAACGGAATCTTTTCCTCCTGCTTCCGGCAGACAGCTTGTATTGCTTGTTACGACAACTGTTTTTGAGAAAAGAGCTTCTATCACTGGGATTCCGAATCCTTCAAAGAAACTCGGATACACAAAAATATCAGCTAATTTATAAATTATAGCAAGCTCATCCATAGCAACTCCTTCCAGAAACAACACTTGCTTTTCCATCTTATTTTTCTTCAGGAAATGTTCTATTTTCTGATAATATTTAGTCTTTCTGCCTACCACTACCAGAGGAATTTCTGTGTCTTTAATAGCCTTCACCACAGTCAACAGGTTCTTTCTATCTTCAATGGTTCCAACATTCAAAATGAACCTTTCCGGAAGCTTGAATTTATCTTTGGCAGCCTGGACCTGTTCAGGAGACTGCTGTTCTTTAAATGCATGGTGACAGCCTTGGTAAATGACTTCAATTTTGCTTTCAGGGACTTTTAAAAATTGAATAATATCTCTTTTAGTCTGTTCTGATATGGCAATAACCTTATCCGCCATAGCAGCCGCTTTTTTAAACTTCCAAAGATGTATTTTGCGGTCAAAAAAGGAATAATACTGCGGATATCTCACAAAGATCAGATCATGGATGGTTACGATCTTTTTAATAGGTTTCTGATCCCATTTCAAAGGCAATTCACCGGATAAACCATGAAAAATATCCGCACCCAGCTTTTGGGCATCTTTTCCCATTTTAAGCTGGCGCGAGAGGCTTCCTTTTGAAGTTTCTACAAACTTTACATTGGGACGGTCAAGAATATCCTTTCCACGCTCAGATTTGTTTTTATTGAGCAGCAGATATTCGTTGTCCGGTTCATATTGAGAAAGAATTCTTACCAGATCTCTTGAATAATTGCCCAGCCCGGATGTGTTATGGAAAAAACGTTTTGCGTCAAAAGCAATTTTCATGCGTGTATCTGTTTTTGAAATTCCTGAAAGGTACCAAAGGTATGGCCTTTTTCTTTAAGCCATCCCACAAAGGTATCAAATCTTTCTACCATCTCTTTTCCGGAATTTTTCACTGTAAAACCAGGAAGTTTGAATGCTTCATCTTTAATGGATGAAAATTCCCAGGGATGGAAATAAATATTCAGATACTTATCCTTTTTCAATACATCAGCTGCCAGCTTTTTATAGATCGCTAATGGAAAATTATGAAAGCTTAACCAGAATAAAGGAATTCTGAAATTCGGGGATACTGATGCAGGAACCTGCATTACATTTCCTTCATTAAAGTAAGTTCTCGATACTTTAAGGTTGTTATATCTTCCTGGTAAAAATGTTGGATTAATGGATGAATTGTATGAATATCCAGCTTTTTCCACTTCTTTTTCATCTACAGGCATCATTCTCGGCATTCTTAAGCCTGTTACTTTTGTGGAGAATAACTCTTCCAGTCTTTCTCTTGATTCTTTGAGATGTTTATCTTCAAACTCTGAGTGAAACCAAGTGTGAGAAGCGAGCTCATGACCTTCATTCAGTAGTCTTTCAATAAGATGTTTACTGTTTTCGGCAAAGACTACGGTAGAAAAAAAGGTAGCTTTTGCTCCATGTTTTTTCAGAATATTTAAAATATTTTCAAGTCCGTGCTGAGATATAGAGATTTGTTTATCAAAAGAGATCTCGCCTTTATATTCTAAAGGCATGTCAAACTCCTCGATATCAAAACTTAATAAAACCATTTAAAAATTTTTGTTTTTTATAATATAATTAGGTCTTTCTTTAACCTGTTTAAAGATTTTCCCTAAATAAATACCAATGATTCCGAGGATGATGAGTTGAATTCCTCCAAAGAATACAATGGTCATAATTAATGATGCCCAACCTGAGATTTCAGTATGAACAACAAATGAGTGAATCACATAAGCAACATATCCAATTACTGAAAAAAGAGAGAATAAAAAGCCCAGATAAGCTGCTAAATAAAGTGGTTTTACACTAAAAGCAGTAATTCCTGTAAACGCAAATTTGAGCATTTTTTTGAGGTTATAACTGCTTTCTCCTGCCATTCTTTCTCCTGCAGTAAAATCGATGCCGATTTGTTTGTAGCCCATCCAGCTTGTTAGCCCTCTTAAGAACAGATCATCTTCTTTAAAACTTCTCATCGCTTCTACAGCATTGGCATCCATCAATCTGAAATCAGATCCGCCTCCTTTGGTAAGGTTTACATCTGAAAGGCTGGATAAAAGCTTATAAAAAACATCTGAAGTCTTTCTTTTAAAATAAGAAATCTGTTTAGGATAGGTTCTTACCGTATACACAATATCATAGCCTTCCTCCCATTTTTGAATCATTTCAGGGATTAATTCAGGGGGATGCTGAAGATCGCCATCCATTGAAACCACAGCATTTCCATGTGCATAATCCATCCCGGCCTTTACCGCCGGCTGGTGTCCAAAATTTCTGGAAAATTCAATAAATTTTACTTCTTCATACTTTTGGGACAGTTCTTCCAACTTCTGCTGTGTGCTATCCCTGCTCCCATCATTCACAAAAATGATTTCAAAATCATAATTCTCCAGCCCTGAAAAAACTTCTTTTATTTTTTCATGAACTAAAGCCACATTTCCTTCTTCGTTATGGGCAGGAATGACAATAGAAATTTTCTTCATACATTAATTTAAAGTGTAGTCCTTCTCAAAGTCTTTGGTCATCAGTTCGTAAATAACTCTGAACCAAACAACGATACAAGGTACGGCTTTCAAAGAATATTTAATAATATAATTTTGTTTGATAAATTTCGGAAATAAATCCGATGGTGAAAAACAGGTTAAAATGATAACAAATACCAATAATCCAATTATGAAAGGCGTTTTTCCCTTTTGAAGGGTAAACCAGATCATTACTCCTGCTACGGCAATGATATACGTTGGTGATTCTGAACCTGAGCTAAACAACACCAAAAACAGCAATGTAGAAGCCAGAATCATCAATTGAAATGCATAGTTTTTATATTGCTTGATTCTGATATAGGGTAATGCAAATAAAGGAACACCAAAAGCTAAAAAGGTAAGATTGGAAATGGAAGCATCCCCCAAAATTCTTCTTACAAACCCCATTAGCGATATATCCTGCATATTTCCTAATATCTGATTATCACCATTTTTCGCAATCAGAGACGTTACCCAGTCTGAGTAACTCTGAATGACAAATTGCGGGCTTGAGTAGATCATTGGGATCACAAAACACAGGACGGCAATACCGATTCCTGCAAGAATAAACTTCACTTTATTTTTGATAAAGAAAAACTGTGACAAGCCTACAATTCCATAAATTTTCACAAAAATTCCCACAACAATAGCAGTTGCTGACTGTACTTCTTTTCTTTCGTAAATAAATGTTGCAGACAGCATTAAAAGCCCTGCCAAAGCCACATTAAACTGTAAACTCACTGCCGCAGTGATGAATTCCTGCAGACATAATAAAGCAAAAAGAGCTTTTTTAGGATCAGAAAATGGAAGTTTATAAATAGCATATAGAAAAACAGCTGTATTGGCAACATTCCAAAGAGCAATTCCCATCCAATCCGGCATTACTGCAAAAGGAGCAATCAGCAAACTGAATAAGATACCATAATGGTTGGTATCACCATAACGCTCAGGGTATGCCAGATACAAGTTTTTCTCATCAATGGTATTAAAGAAAACTCCTTTGAAAATCAGGTAATTGTTAATCGCCTGAGGACCTCTGGAGAGCTTAGAAAGTGCAGTAGCTATGGCTACAATAATATAAACCCCAAATATATATTTAGGGTTTAATAGTATCTTAAGAAATTTTTCTTTCAAAATAAGTGGTATTAGTTTAAAAACCTAATCTTAAACAGCTACATTATTTTCTCTCAATGCATCATTAAGAGATGTTTTTTTATCTGTAGATTCTTTTCTCTGACCGATGATCAGAGCACAAGGAACCTGATATTCTCCAGCTGGATATTGTTTTGTATAGCTTCCCGGGATTACTACAGAACGAGCAGGAACTCTTCCTTTAATTTCGATAGGTTCGCTTCCTGTTACATCAATGATTTTTGTAGATGCTGTTAAAACAACATTCGCTCCCAATACTGCTTCTCTTTCTACATGCACTCCTTCTACCACGATACATCTTGAACCGATAAAACAATCATCTTCAATGATTACCGGAGCTGCTTGTAATGGCTCTAATACACCACCGATTCCAACACCGCCGCTCAAGTGAACATTTTTACCGATCTGTGCACAGCTTCCTACTGTTGCCCAGGTATCTACCATTGTTCCTGAATCTACATAAGCTCCAATGTTGACATAAGACGGCATCATAATTACCCCTGAAGCGACGAAAGATCCTTCTCTGGCAATTGCATGAGGAACTACTCTCACTCCTTTTTCCGCATAATTTTTCTTTAAAGGAATCTTGTCATGGAATTCAAATGGACCTACTTCAATAGTTTCCATCTTTTGGATCGGGAAATACATTACTACTGCTTTCTTCACCCACTCATTTACCTGCCATCCGTTTTCCGTAGGCTCTGCTACACGAAGTTCTCCGGAATCTAATAAAGAAATAACCTCTCTGATCGCTTTTTGGCTGTCTTCATTTTGTAATAGTTCTCTATTATCCCAAATGTTTTCAATAGTTTGTTGTAACGACATGTTTCTTATTTAAATTAGTTTGAAAAATTATACCCGTCAAAGATACAAAAAGTTCAGCAAAACGATTTTTAAGTTTTTGCTTTTAATAAAGGTGTAACATACGTCCAACTCTCTTTTTATAAGTCAGATAAACAGAGCCGTGCTGTCTCTGTAAATGTTCTTCTTCAAGACGAATCTGAATCTGCATTAAGATACTGCCGATTATCAACAAAAAGAAGGCAATTACTGTAGGGTAAGCAAAGAAAAACCCGATAAGGCTTAGCGTCATCCCTAAAAAAATAGGATTTCGTGAAAACCGAAATAATCCGATTGTAATAAGTTCTGTTTTCATGTGCTCATCGATGCCTATGCGCCAGGAGTTTTTCATTTGA of the Chryseobacterium capnotolerans genome contains:
- the hisG gene encoding ATP phosphoribosyltransferase, whose protein sequence is MSKLKIAIQKSGRLYEESLQLLKDCGIFVNNGKDQLKVSVDNFPMEIMYLRNSDIPQYLEDGVVDVAIVGENLLIEKQKRIQIVEKLGFSKCRVSIAIPKEVETDDLTYFQGRKIATSYPNTLKNFLETKGITSDIHVISGSVEIAPNIGLADGICDIVSSGSTLFKNGLRETVTLLKSEAVLAQTPQLSTEKAAILDKFIFRIKAVLKAKNSKYILMNVPNDMIQKVADVLPVLKSPTVIPLAEEGWSSIHSVIDEERFWEVIDELKANGAQDILIIPIDKMVI
- a CDS encoding methyltransferase family protein produces the protein MPKDDSAYALVGWYFKLILIVLFIYALLPLPFPRVRELFGIDFLSFNLFQYIGVGLMILAFIWVVIAQFQMKNSWRIGIDEHMKTELITIGLFRFSRNPIFLGMTLSLIGFFFAYPTVIAFFLLIIGSILMQIQIRLEEEHLQRQHGSVYLTYKKRVGRMLHLY
- a CDS encoding glycosyltransferase family 87 protein, which produces MKEKFLKILLNPKYIFGVYIIVAIATALSKLSRGPQAINNYLIFKGVFFNTIDEKNLYLAYPERYGDTNHYGILFSLLIAPFAVMPDWMGIALWNVANTAVFLYAIYKLPFSDPKKALFALLCLQEFITAAVSLQFNVALAGLLMLSATFIYERKEVQSATAIVVGIFVKIYGIVGLSQFFFIKNKVKFILAGIGIAVLCFVIPMIYSSPQFVIQSYSDWVTSLIAKNGDNQILGNMQDISLMGFVRRILGDASISNLTFLAFGVPLFALPYIRIKQYKNYAFQLMILASTLLFLVLFSSGSESPTYIIAVAGVMIWFTLQKGKTPFIIGLLVFVIILTCFSPSDLFPKFIKQNYIIKYSLKAVPCIVVWFRVIYELMTKDFEKDYTLN
- a CDS encoding glycosyltransferase family 4 protein, producing MKIAFDAKRFFHNTSGLGNYSRDLVRILSQYEPDNEYLLLNKNKSERGKDILDRPNVKFVETSKGSLSRQLKMGKDAQKLGADIFHGLSGELPLKWDQKPIKKIVTIHDLIFVRYPQYYSFFDRKIHLWKFKKAAAMADKVIAISEQTKRDIIQFLKVPESKIEVIYQGCHHAFKEQQSPEQVQAAKDKFKLPERFILNVGTIEDRKNLLTVVKAIKDTEIPLVVVGRKTKYYQKIEHFLKKNKMEKQVLFLEGVAMDELAIIYKLADIFVYPSFFEGFGIPVIEALFSKTVVVTSNTSCLPEAGGKDSVYIDPNNDLDIRAKIKFLWENESERKRREEKGFEFVQKFNDEPIAKNLMNLYQKII
- a CDS encoding 2,3,4,5-tetrahydropyridine-2,6-dicarboxylate N-succinyltransferase; protein product: MSLQQTIENIWDNRELLQNEDSQKAIREVISLLDSGELRVAEPTENGWQVNEWVKKAVVMYFPIQKMETIEVGPFEFHDKIPLKKNYAEKGVRVVPHAIAREGSFVASGVIMMPSYVNIGAYVDSGTMVDTWATVGSCAQIGKNVHLSGGVGIGGVLEPLQAAPVIIEDDCFIGSRCIVVEGVHVEREAVLGANVVLTASTKIIDVTGSEPIEIKGRVPARSVVIPGSYTKQYPAGEYQVPCALIIGQRKESTDKKTSLNDALRENNVAV
- a CDS encoding glycosyltransferase family 2 protein yields the protein MKKISIVIPAHNEEGNVALVHEKIKEVFSGLENYDFEIIFVNDGSRDSTQQKLEELSQKYEEVKFIEFSRNFGHQPAVKAGMDYAHGNAVVSMDGDLQHPPELIPEMIQKWEEGYDIVYTVRTYPKQISYFKRKTSDVFYKLLSSLSDVNLTKGGGSDFRLMDANAVEAMRSFKEDDLFLRGLTSWMGYKQIGIDFTAGERMAGESSYNLKKMLKFAFTGITAFSVKPLYLAAYLGFLFSLFSVIGYVAYVIHSFVVHTEISGWASLIMTIVFFGGIQLIILGIIGIYLGKIFKQVKERPNYIIKNKNF
- a CDS encoding polysaccharide deacetylase family protein produces the protein MVLLSFDIEEFDMPLEYKGEISFDKQISISQHGLENILNILKKHGAKATFFSTVVFAENSKHLIERLLNEGHELASHTWFHSEFEDKHLKESRERLEELFSTKVTGLRMPRMMPVDEKEVEKAGYSYNSSINPTFLPGRYNNLKVSRTYFNEGNVMQVPASVSPNFRIPLFWLSFHNFPLAIYKKLAADVLKKDKYLNIYFHPWEFSSIKDEAFKLPGFTVKNSGKEMVERFDTFVGWLKEKGHTFGTFQEFQKQIHA